From a region of the Manduca sexta isolate Smith_Timp_Sample1 chromosome 19, JHU_Msex_v1.0, whole genome shotgun sequence genome:
- the LOC115440667 gene encoding cilia- and flagella-associated protein 157, whose protein sequence is MAPKKDKGKEETPKTGGGGGGGFTEVEKTFLELQVTECNRKIARLRSAVDEYELRNEELQKAYDKLDEDRADIIAYLKKTLNLKNEENNELKDKVKGLEETREIETAQFKETVNELERNFTIMKDQLTSENKLLAGKLNTLEEFRAIRDDLMRKFEKQEQAFKDQEMKYKRVIYDAEKKFVIGKDKLKKEMEARLLQLAQDFQDATELRIAASTHRVIRENIAINNELDNILFTQAKLAEQNEKNKESERAARIAMELAEEERDKAINKNVVQLKVIDQLTTAFQEIKKEKAQFEKRNFDFDSLQAKIQKLTKENENLCLQVRILEQNLHAKMSEQNKSAVEISKAAREGGKLKKILKEAAFAIQAALKLDQWARTDPTREIMDRQVLLSRLLDIITQYRDIEKAESMETLASMTKVYEEGDLGFIPKPVAKKSAVSAALSVISRESTKVDRGSISPATISSSTLGSIKTIPSVKLVPPSSEPQLPPKESVQSFVTSTKSSESESDEEADETEGMTDIEKQLAASKLEIQKSIMKDLAYSQMALQSQNRFSEEQKKRSSKSVVILETIEGEGGEEAKEGESKEKTEGETTEGEASAVEDEEKKDESEAKSESEGKPEETEDKPGAEETKAE, encoded by the coding sequence ATGGCACCAAAAAAAGACAAAGGGAAGGAAGAGACCCCAAAAACAGGAGGCGGGGGAGGTGGAGGATTTACGGAGGTCGAAAAAACATTCCTTGAGCTTCAAGTGACGGAGTGTAACAGAAAGATTGCGAGGCTGAGATCGGCGGTCGATGAATACGAGCTTAGGAATGAAGAACTTCAGAAGGCCTATGATAAACTCGACGAAGATAGGGCCGATATTATCGCGTACCTCAAAAAGACGCTTAATTTAAAGAATGAAGAAAACAACGAGTTGAAAGATAAGGTCAAAGGTCTCGAAGAAACAAGGGAGATCGAAACCGCTCAGTTTAAGGAAACAGTTAACGAATTAGAACGAAACTTTACTATCATGAAAGATCAGCTTACAtcagaaaataaattgttggCTGGAAAACTGAATACATTGGAAGAATTCAGAGCTATAAGAGACGATTTGATGCGCAAATTCGAGAAACAGGAGCAAGCCTTTAAAGATCAAGAAATGAAGTACAAGAGAGTAATTTACGATGCGGAAAAGAAATTTGTTATTGGAAAAGATAAGTTAAAGAAGGAAATGGAAGCAAGATTATTACAATTGGCTCAAGATTTTCAAGATGCTACTGAATTAAGAATCGCAGCATCCACACACAGAGTTATAAGAGAAAACATTGCTATTAATAATGAACTCGATAACATTCTATTCACGCAAGCAAAATTGGCTGAACAAAatgagaaaaataaagaaagcgAGAGAGCAGCTCGCATAGCTATGGAGTTGGCAGAAGAAGAAAGAGACAAAgctatcaataaaaatgttgtccaATTAAAAGTTATTGACCAGCTTACAACCGCTttccaagaaataaaaaaagagaaagcCCAATTTGAAAAGAGAAATTTTGATTTTGACTCATTGCAagctaaaatacaaaaactaacgaaggaaaatgaaaatttatgtttacaaGTACGTATTCTAGAGCAAAATCTGCATGCTAAGATGagcgaacaaaataaatcagcTGTCGAAATATCGAAAGCGGCTAGGGAAGGAggcaaattaaagaaaatattaaaagaggCTGCTTTTGCTATACAAGCCGCCTTGAAACTAGATCAGTGGGCAAGAACCGACCCTACTAGAGAGATTATGGATCGTCAAGTTTTGCTCTCACGTTTGTTGGATATTATTACTCAATACCGAGATATAGAAAAAGCAGAGTCTATGGAAACCCTGGCTTCGATGACCAAAGTCTATGAAGAAGGTGATCTTGGCTTCATACCCAAACCTGTTGCTAAGAAATCTGCGGTGTCTGCTGCTCTATCTGTGATTTCAAGAGAATCTACTAAGGTTGATAGAGGTAGTATAAGTCCTGCGACTATTTCGTCATCGACTCTTGGTAGTATTAAGACTATTCCCAGCGTGAAATTGGTACCACCATCCTCTGAACCCCAGCTTCCTCCAAAAGAGAGTGTACAATCATTTGTGACCTCAACAAAATCTTCTGAAAGTGAGAGTGATGAGGAAGCAGATGAGACAGAGGGCATGACGGATATAGAAAAGCAGTTAGCTGCAAGTAAATTAGAGATTCAAAAGTCTATAATGAAAGACCTAGCTTACTCCCAGATGGCTCTACAGTCTCAGAATAGATTTAGTGAGGAACAAAAGAAGAGAAGTTCGAAATCGGTAGTGATACTCGAAACTATAGAAGGTGAAGGTGGTGAAGAAGCAAAGGAGGGCGAATCGAAAGAAAAGACTGAAGGGGAGACAACGGAGGGTGAAGCATCAGCCGTCGAAga